Proteins co-encoded in one Spirosoma endbachense genomic window:
- a CDS encoding GyrI-like domain-containing protein gives MQTKQAPPMTVLYYAADTTLKDLGQFWNVTAQGIYREANRLGIDITGPIYWVYYGVDSNPDTVFRLEVSLPVSEAIGQPEGFAFKDWEPFTCLTDLHLGPWENLHTTYSRLIPAVFEQGKQPTRIFREMYLNMDLKHPQNNVTEVQIGIA, from the coding sequence ATGCAAACCAAACAAGCTCCCCCAATGACTGTCCTGTATTATGCCGCTGACACTACCCTGAAAGACCTCGGTCAATTCTGGAACGTGACAGCGCAAGGCATTTATCGGGAGGCCAACCGGCTCGGAATAGACATTACAGGGCCGATCTACTGGGTCTATTATGGGGTCGATAGCAACCCCGATACGGTATTCCGTCTGGAGGTTTCCCTACCCGTTAGCGAAGCGATTGGACAACCAGAAGGCTTTGCCTTCAAAGATTGGGAGCCGTTTACCTGCCTGACCGATTTACACCTTGGCCCCTGGGAAAACCTTCACACTACCTATAGCCGACTGATACCAGCTGTGTTTGAACAGGGAAAACAACCAACCCGCATTTTCCGTGAAATGTACCTGAACATGGACTTAAAACACCCTCAAAACAACGTAACGGAAGTACAGATTGGCATTGCATAA
- a CDS encoding helix-turn-helix transcriptional regulator, with amino-acid sequence MNRLDRLTAILIHLQTKRVVRAQELADRFGISLRTVYRDIRSLEEAGVPIGAEAGVGYFLTDYHLPPVMFTNAEASSLILAAKLIEKWTDESVRTEFESALFKIKSVLKRPDQEHLDVLAPNVDVSKPMTRPAYADGLLTTIQQAIARHHVLDLHYHSLYNDTETRREVEPVGLYHYSLTWHLIAFCRKRQDYRDFRLDRIRSLTDTGQRFARHERLSLQEYIERERTGSDRPLINVSVVFQKSVIRFLQQEKYAWGFSSEEDLGDRVRMELNTPYLEGLARWLLSYSTTVSIEQPDSLLTLMQTLSEEVRDYYAAQSVLL; translated from the coding sequence ATGAACCGCCTTGACCGTCTAACTGCCATTCTGATTCACCTGCAAACCAAACGGGTTGTCCGTGCACAGGAATTAGCCGACCGTTTCGGTATTAGTCTGCGTACCGTATACCGCGATATTCGATCGCTGGAAGAAGCAGGAGTTCCAATTGGGGCCGAAGCGGGTGTGGGTTATTTTCTGACCGATTACCACTTGCCCCCTGTCATGTTCACCAATGCCGAAGCCAGTTCGCTGATTCTGGCAGCAAAGCTGATCGAGAAGTGGACCGACGAATCGGTGCGGACAGAATTTGAGTCTGCTTTGTTCAAGATAAAATCCGTCCTGAAACGTCCCGATCAGGAACACCTGGATGTTCTGGCTCCGAATGTGGATGTATCGAAACCCATGACCCGTCCAGCCTATGCTGATGGCTTGCTGACAACTATCCAGCAGGCTATTGCCCGGCACCATGTTCTTGATCTTCATTATCATTCCCTCTACAACGACACCGAAACCCGACGCGAGGTTGAACCCGTGGGATTATACCATTACAGCCTGACATGGCATCTAATCGCTTTCTGTCGTAAACGCCAGGATTACCGCGACTTCCGACTTGACCGTATCCGTTCATTGACCGATACCGGTCAGCGCTTCGCCCGTCATGAACGATTGTCGTTGCAGGAATATATTGAACGGGAACGTACGGGTTCCGATAGGCCGCTTATCAACGTTAGTGTTGTTTTCCAGAAATCGGTTATCCGCTTTCTGCAACAGGAAAAATATGCCTGGGGTTTTTCCTCCGAAGAAGATCTGGGCGACCGCGTCCGCATGGAGCTCAATACACCCTATCTGGAAGGTCTTGCTCGCTGGCTCCTCTCCTATTCAACCACAGTCAGTATCGAACAACCCGACTCCCTGCTGACATTGATGCAGACACTCTCCGAAGAGGTTAGGGACTATTATGCCGCACAATCGGTATTGCTGTAA
- the rho gene encoding transcription termination factor Rho produces the protein MFKKEELDKKLVSELQPIAEQFGIRNIAKFTKEKLVYEIIKQQSERPGPEGVEEVAPVDEAPRRGRRTKAAATPVEAAQPSQPIVPVVAPPTAESPSTRTRQRVRRDADAADIPAPTPEDGLKEVVETAAIETAPGTFPTDTQPLPQAQENTEPTEPITPAEPNERTETSAQPTVRNRNENGRDRNNTSFRPTESGQRNDRGNGVNSRPDLNRQRNPRPDGSQPTQRDTSGRPRMDQNRDGNTPDRGPRDNNSNRRDFNQRDGGTSDRNFRDQRPRTQRAVADETALNFSSQPEDEFLTPTVISDDNAANTAAQAIGEPTPAVDETGEQPAETPVETQQPGQPQTQPQPPVTQAAREAQEYQNRIRRQYNQHIREFDGIIDNEGVLEIMQDGGYGFLRSADYNYLASPDDIYVSPSQIKLFGLKTGDTVRGAIRPPKEGEKYFALLRVSTVNGKTTEEIRDRIPFEYLTPLFPEEQLHLSNRPENYSSRVLDLFAPIGKGQRGMIVAQPKTGKTVLLKEIANAITKNHPEVYLIVLLIDERPEEVTDMARSVNAEVISSTFDEQADRHVKVSSMVLEKAKRMVECGHDVVILLDSITRLARAYNTVVPSSGKILSGGVDANALHRPKRFFGAARNVENGGSLTIIATALIDTGSKMDEVIFEEFKGTGNMELQLDRKLANKRVYPAVDVLSSGTRREDLLLDKETLQRVWILRKHMADMNPMETMDFLLDRMRGTRNNEEFLISMNR, from the coding sequence ATGTTTAAGAAAGAAGAATTAGATAAGAAGCTTGTTTCAGAGCTTCAGCCCATTGCTGAGCAATTCGGCATCCGTAATATTGCTAAATTCACCAAAGAAAAACTCGTATACGAAATTATAAAACAACAGTCTGAACGCCCTGGACCAGAAGGCGTTGAGGAAGTTGCCCCGGTTGATGAAGCCCCCCGGCGTGGTCGACGGACAAAAGCTGCGGCCACCCCTGTTGAGGCTGCTCAACCAAGCCAGCCAATAGTTCCTGTAGTTGCCCCTCCCACAGCTGAAAGCCCCAGTACACGCACCCGTCAGCGTGTTCGGCGCGATGCTGATGCCGCCGATATTCCAGCGCCAACACCGGAAGATGGCCTTAAAGAAGTTGTTGAAACGGCAGCTATCGAGACAGCTCCAGGTACATTCCCGACTGATACTCAACCCTTACCGCAAGCTCAGGAAAATACTGAACCGACTGAGCCAATAACACCGGCTGAGCCCAATGAGCGGACAGAAACGTCAGCTCAGCCAACGGTTCGCAACCGGAATGAAAACGGACGCGATCGCAATAATACCTCGTTTCGGCCAACAGAATCCGGCCAGCGAAATGATCGTGGGAATGGTGTAAACTCCCGGCCGGACCTTAATCGGCAACGTAATCCCCGTCCTGATGGATCGCAGCCAACACAGCGTGACACGAGCGGACGCCCCCGTATGGACCAAAACCGGGATGGCAATACGCCCGACCGTGGTCCGCGGGATAACAACTCAAACCGTCGCGATTTTAATCAGCGGGATGGAGGAACTTCAGATCGTAATTTCCGTGATCAGCGGCCGCGTACCCAACGGGCAGTAGCCGATGAAACAGCCCTGAATTTCAGCAGCCAGCCCGAGGATGAATTCCTGACCCCGACAGTTATTTCGGATGACAATGCAGCCAACACCGCTGCTCAGGCCATTGGTGAGCCAACGCCAGCTGTCGATGAAACAGGCGAACAGCCAGCAGAGACTCCGGTTGAAACACAACAGCCTGGACAGCCACAAACGCAGCCACAACCTCCTGTTACCCAGGCTGCGCGGGAAGCTCAGGAATACCAGAACCGCATTCGTCGGCAGTATAATCAGCACATCCGCGAATTTGATGGTATCATCGATAATGAAGGTGTTCTAGAAATTATGCAGGATGGCGGCTACGGGTTTCTTCGCTCAGCCGATTACAACTACCTGGCCAGTCCTGATGACATTTATGTGTCTCCTTCTCAGATCAAATTATTTGGTCTGAAAACTGGCGACACCGTACGTGGTGCCATTCGCCCACCCAAAGAGGGAGAAAAATATTTTGCCTTGCTTCGTGTCTCCACCGTAAACGGCAAAACAACTGAGGAAATCCGCGACCGGATACCCTTCGAGTACCTGACACCGCTCTTCCCCGAAGAGCAACTGCACCTTAGCAACCGCCCGGAGAATTATTCTTCACGCGTACTGGACCTGTTCGCTCCGATCGGCAAAGGCCAGCGTGGCATGATTGTCGCGCAGCCTAAAACGGGTAAAACGGTGTTGCTCAAAGAAATTGCCAATGCCATTACCAAGAACCATCCGGAGGTCTATCTGATCGTTTTGTTGATCGATGAACGTCCTGAGGAAGTGACCGATATGGCCCGCAGTGTGAATGCCGAGGTGATTTCATCAACGTTTGATGAACAGGCCGACCGGCATGTAAAAGTATCGAGTATGGTACTTGAAAAAGCCAAGCGCATGGTCGAATGTGGTCATGATGTGGTGATTCTGCTCGATTCGATAACCCGTCTGGCACGTGCTTACAATACGGTTGTTCCGTCGTCAGGTAAGATTCTGTCAGGTGGTGTCGATGCCAACGCGCTTCACCGTCCGAAGCGGTTCTTTGGAGCTGCCCGGAACGTGGAAAATGGCGGTTCGCTGACGATCATAGCCACCGCCCTTATCGATACAGGCTCGAAAATGGACGAGGTGATTTTCGAAGAATTCAAAGGAACCGGCAATATGGAACTCCAGCTTGACCGCAAACTGGCCAACAAACGGGTTTACCCCGCTGTCGATGTGCTGTCTTCCGGTACACGTCGGGAGGATCTCCTGTTAGATAAAGAAACGCTGCAGCGTGTCTGGATTCTACGGAAACACATGGCCGACATGAATCCAATGGAAACGATGGACTTCCTGCTCGATCGCATGCGGGGAACCCGGAATAATGAGGAGTTCCTGATTTCGATGAACCGATAA
- a CDS encoding NAD(P)/FAD-dependent oxidoreductase, with translation MIHQLSVTMSPEHAYDDAAFRGHVFQLLGLSADSPAVVRKRRQSIDARGRQIRVHIDTEVFVNETPPPLIQYKKPQTSVSDSASAPHAIVVGAGPAGLFAALRLIELGVKPIVLERGSDVRSRRRDLAAINKDHIVNPESNYCFGEGGAGTYSDGKLYTRSTKRGDVRRILEIFVAHGATDEILVDAHPHIGTNKLPSVVADLRQSILDAGGEVRFNTRVTDLILENNELKGVVTATGDELTGIGVILATGHSARDIFYLLQARKILIEAKPFAMGVRIEHQQSLIDQFQYHRPNRGDYLPAASYSLVTQTRFNGVERGVFSFCMCPGGFIVPAATAPGELVVNGMSPSRRDSKYANSGLVVAITDHDLKPYADEGPLAGLALQQDLERWACRMGGKSNGQPSQTAPAQRVADFVDGRVSSELLPTSYQPGLASVDMAEVLPDHIVQPLREGLRDFGQKMRGYLSNDGQVIGVESRTSSPVRIPRDRDTCEHVQVRRLFPCGEGAGYAGGIVSAAMDGERCAEQLVSLYK, from the coding sequence ATGATTCACCAACTTTCAGTGACCATGTCGCCCGAACACGCCTACGACGATGCGGCATTTCGGGGGCATGTCTTCCAATTGCTCGGACTATCTGCCGATAGCCCGGCAGTCGTGCGCAAGCGTCGGCAGTCGATCGATGCGCGGGGACGACAAATAAGGGTCCATATCGATACCGAGGTATTTGTCAATGAAACACCTCCCCCACTTATCCAATATAAAAAACCGCAAACCAGCGTCAGCGATTCGGCGTCGGCTCCGCATGCCATTGTCGTTGGTGCCGGTCCAGCGGGTTTATTTGCGGCCCTTCGCTTGATTGAATTAGGTGTCAAACCTATCGTGCTGGAACGGGGCAGCGATGTTCGTAGCCGCCGACGCGACCTTGCAGCCATCAATAAAGATCATATCGTTAATCCGGAGTCGAATTACTGCTTCGGCGAAGGGGGAGCCGGAACCTACTCAGACGGTAAACTCTATACCCGTTCAACCAAACGGGGCGATGTACGACGAATCCTGGAGATCTTTGTCGCGCATGGTGCCACTGATGAAATTCTGGTCGATGCACATCCACATATCGGCACCAACAAACTCCCTAGTGTAGTAGCCGACCTTCGGCAAAGTATCCTGGACGCGGGTGGCGAAGTGCGGTTCAATACCCGAGTAACCGACCTGATTCTGGAAAACAACGAGCTGAAAGGCGTCGTGACGGCAACTGGTGACGAACTGACCGGCATCGGGGTTATTCTGGCAACAGGCCATTCGGCACGCGATATTTTTTATTTACTGCAAGCGAGAAAAATTCTGATCGAAGCGAAACCATTTGCCATGGGGGTTCGCATTGAACATCAGCAGAGTCTGATTGATCAGTTCCAATATCACCGGCCGAATCGAGGAGATTACCTACCCGCAGCGTCGTATAGTTTGGTGACGCAGACCCGATTTAATGGGGTAGAACGGGGTGTATTTTCGTTTTGTATGTGTCCCGGAGGTTTTATTGTTCCGGCCGCAACGGCACCGGGCGAGTTGGTGGTCAATGGAATGTCGCCTTCGCGTCGGGATTCGAAATATGCCAATTCAGGCCTGGTAGTGGCTATTACAGACCATGACCTGAAGCCTTATGCCGACGAAGGGCCGCTGGCTGGATTAGCTTTGCAACAGGATCTGGAACGCTGGGCTTGCCGTATGGGAGGAAAGAGCAATGGCCAACCCTCTCAAACAGCTCCAGCCCAACGCGTAGCTGATTTTGTGGATGGGCGGGTGTCAAGCGAGTTGTTACCGACATCCTATCAACCGGGCTTAGCATCCGTAGATATGGCCGAGGTCCTACCCGACCATATTGTACAGCCGTTACGTGAGGGTCTGCGCGATTTTGGCCAGAAGATGCGTGGCTACCTGAGCAACGACGGTCAGGTAATTGGGGTTGAAAGTCGCACTTCGTCGCCCGTTCGGATTCCACGTGACCGCGACACATGCGAGCATGTACAGGTCCGGCGGTTGTTTCCATGTGGCGAAGGAGCTGGCTATGCGGGTGGTATTGTTTCGGCTGCAATGGACGGCGAACGCTGTGCCGAGCAGCTTGTGAGTTTATATAAATGA
- a CDS encoding GNAT family N-acetyltransferase, with translation MDLTDAPVRDNRHRNRFEMKIDGKLSTVAYQKVDDETLAIIHTQVDSSLEGKGVGSHLVEAVLTYIEQNNLKIVPLCPFVTVYLKRHPDWNRVVSTAYKPSDF, from the coding sequence ATGGACCTTACCGACGCGCCTGTCCGCGACAACCGCCACCGAAACCGTTTTGAAATGAAAATAGATGGAAAGCTGTCTACTGTAGCCTACCAGAAAGTTGACGACGAAACACTGGCGATCATTCACACCCAGGTTGACTCCAGTCTGGAAGGGAAGGGCGTCGGCTCCCACTTAGTTGAAGCTGTGTTAACCTACATAGAGCAGAATAATCTGAAAATTGTACCGCTTTGCCCGTTCGTAACGGTTTACCTCAAACGGCATCCTGACTGGAATCGGGTCGTTTCGACTGCCTATAAACCCAGCGATTTTTAA
- a CDS encoding DUF3224 domain-containing protein — protein MKATAQRIYKSWKEDAYDELDGAPKLTQSRVTNTFVGDIEGESWEEYLMMYRSDDSCSYIGLERIIGKLGERSGSFVVQGIGTYENGMARASLTIIPGSGTGDLVGIRGQGEYVAPKGQYSTVTLDYEFN, from the coding sequence ATGAAAGCAACTGCACAACGTATTTATAAATCCTGGAAAGAGGATGCGTACGATGAACTCGATGGCGCACCTAAACTGACGCAATCGCGTGTAACGAACACCTTTGTCGGTGATATTGAAGGCGAAAGCTGGGAAGAATACCTGATGATGTACCGCAGTGACGACTCCTGCTCATATATTGGCCTGGAACGCATTATCGGCAAACTTGGTGAACGGTCGGGGAGCTTTGTCGTACAGGGGATTGGTACGTATGAAAACGGAATGGCACGTGCAAGCCTTACAATCATACCAGGCAGTGGCACGGGTGATCTGGTCGGGATTCGTGGCCAGGGCGAATACGTTGCCCCCAAAGGGCAATACTCGACCGTTACGCTTGATTATGAATTTAACTAA
- a CDS encoding sterol desaturase family protein, whose product MKDLIQYAIPGFVLLLLVEVIVTAVQQKDYYNAKDTASSLTMGIGNVVIGFVGKAIVFGALSLVYQFRLFTLDMTQWWTWAILFFADDFSYYWFHRISHSSRYFWASHVVHHSSMKYNLGTALRQTWTGNISGAFIFWIWLPLVGFSPVAVMTMQSISLLYQFWIHTEHINRFPAPIEYIFNTPSHHRVHHGSDLNYLDKNHAGVLVIWDRLFGTFEQERNRPTYGLTKNIDSHNPVRIAFHEWVDIGRDLRKAGSIRNALGYLFGPPGWSHDGSRKTTKQLRAEQQQPYQLDKETA is encoded by the coding sequence ATGAAAGACCTGATCCAATATGCAATTCCAGGCTTTGTGCTTCTTTTGCTTGTCGAAGTGATTGTAACGGCAGTTCAGCAGAAGGATTATTACAATGCCAAAGACACGGCCAGTAGCCTGACTATGGGTATTGGCAATGTTGTGATTGGCTTTGTTGGAAAAGCAATTGTATTCGGGGCGTTGTCGCTGGTCTATCAGTTTCGGCTATTTACCCTTGATATGACTCAGTGGTGGACTTGGGCCATTCTATTTTTCGCCGATGATTTCAGCTATTACTGGTTCCACAGAATCAGCCACAGCAGCCGGTATTTCTGGGCATCGCATGTAGTCCATCATTCATCCATGAAATACAATCTGGGTACAGCATTACGCCAAACCTGGACGGGCAATATCAGTGGTGCGTTTATTTTCTGGATCTGGTTGCCACTGGTTGGCTTTTCGCCAGTTGCCGTCATGACGATGCAGTCTATAAGCCTGTTGTATCAGTTCTGGATTCATACCGAACACATTAACCGGTTTCCGGCTCCAATCGAATATATTTTCAATACGCCTTCGCATCACCGGGTGCATCATGGTTCGGATCTGAATTATCTGGATAAAAACCATGCTGGCGTTCTGGTGATCTGGGACCGGTTATTTGGCACTTTCGAGCAGGAGCGTAATCGGCCAACTTATGGTCTAACGAAAAATATAGATTCGCATAACCCCGTACGGATTGCCTTTCATGAATGGGTTGATATCGGCCGTGACCTGAGAAAAGCGGGCTCTATCAGAAATGCGCTCGGTTATCTATTCGGCCCTCCGGGCTGGAGTCACGATGGCTCCCGAAAAACCACGAAACAATTGCGTGCCGAGCAGCAACAACCCTATCAACTGGATAAGGAAACTGCCTAG
- a CDS encoding acyl-CoA dehydrogenase family protein, with translation MQPATMTPPRNKVDSFESPDFYCLDDLLMAEHKLVRSAVRDFVKREITPIVEEHAQRAEFPVQLVQKFGKIGAFGATIPTEFGGGGLDQISYGLMLQEIERGDSGMRSCVSVQNSLVMYPIYTFGSEEQKRKYLPGLAKGELLGCFGLTEPNHGSDPGGMETNFIERSDYYLLNGSKLWITNAPIADIAIVWAKNDQGKVRGLIVERGMEGFTTNEITNKWSLRASSTGELVLQDVRVPKENMLPEAFGLKSAIKCLDQARYGIAWGALGAAMECYEVARRYALERIQFNKPIASFQLVQKKLAEMLTAITQAQLLCWRLGMLKNEDKATTAQISLAKRNNIEIALQVAREARQMLGAMGISGEYPIMRHLMNLESVSTYEGTHDIHLLILGAEITGIPAYK, from the coding sequence ATGCAACCCGCAACCATGACCCCACCCCGAAATAAGGTAGACTCGTTTGAGTCGCCTGACTTCTACTGTCTTGACGATCTACTAATGGCCGAACACAAGCTTGTTCGTTCGGCTGTGCGCGACTTTGTGAAACGCGAGATTACGCCTATTGTTGAAGAACATGCGCAGCGGGCTGAGTTTCCGGTGCAGCTTGTTCAGAAGTTTGGCAAGATTGGCGCATTCGGGGCTACTATTCCAACGGAATTTGGAGGAGGTGGCTTAGACCAGATTTCGTATGGCCTGATGCTTCAGGAGATTGAGCGGGGCGATTCAGGAATGCGCTCCTGCGTGTCGGTTCAGAATTCGCTGGTGATGTATCCTATCTATACATTTGGATCGGAGGAACAAAAGCGGAAATACCTGCCAGGACTGGCCAAAGGCGAGCTACTCGGTTGTTTTGGCCTGACCGAGCCCAACCACGGATCTGATCCGGGTGGTATGGAAACGAACTTCATCGAGCGGAGCGATTATTACCTGCTCAATGGATCGAAGCTTTGGATCACCAACGCACCGATTGCCGACATTGCTATTGTCTGGGCCAAAAATGATCAGGGCAAGGTCAGAGGTCTGATCGTAGAGCGGGGCATGGAAGGGTTTACGACGAATGAAATCACGAATAAATGGTCGCTTAGAGCAAGTAGCACGGGAGAACTGGTTTTGCAGGATGTGCGCGTACCGAAAGAGAATATGCTGCCAGAAGCATTTGGCTTGAAAAGTGCCATAAAGTGTCTGGATCAGGCCCGATATGGGATTGCCTGGGGTGCGTTGGGAGCCGCTATGGAGTGCTATGAAGTAGCCCGGCGTTATGCACTTGAACGCATTCAGTTCAATAAGCCCATTGCCAGTTTCCAGTTAGTACAGAAGAAATTAGCTGAAATGTTAACGGCGATTACTCAAGCCCAGTTGCTTTGCTGGCGTTTAGGCATGTTGAAAAACGAAGACAAAGCTACTACCGCTCAGATATCACTGGCCAAACGAAACAACATCGAAATAGCCTTACAGGTTGCTCGTGAAGCCCGTCAGATGCTGGGAGCTATGGGAATTTCGGGCGAGTATCCGATTATGCGGCATTTGATGAATCTGGAGTCGGTAAGTACCTACGAGGGAACGCACGATATTCATCTGCTGATTCTGGGTGCCGAAATTACGGGCATTCCGGCCTATAAATAA
- a CDS encoding VOC family protein: MKLNAGIITDKLLETKQFYRDILNFGTTFENEFYVLLHTPNRQTELSFLLPNHPTQHSLFHPAFDGKGVFLTIETENVDEEYARISALGIPIVVDLRDESWGDRHFAIVDPNGIGIDLVTYAPPTEA; the protein is encoded by the coding sequence ATGAAATTAAATGCGGGAATAATCACGGATAAGCTTCTCGAAACCAAACAGTTTTATCGAGACATTCTAAATTTCGGCACCACGTTCGAGAATGAGTTTTACGTGTTACTCCATACCCCAAATCGGCAAACTGAACTTAGTTTCCTACTGCCCAATCATCCAACCCAACATTCATTGTTTCACCCCGCATTCGACGGAAAAGGCGTTTTTCTAACGATCGAAACGGAAAATGTTGACGAAGAATATGCAAGAATCAGCGCATTAGGTATTCCGATTGTCGTAGATCTTCGCGACGAATCCTGGGGTGATCGCCACTTCGCCATCGTTGACCCAAACGGTATCGGTATCGATCTGGTCACCTACGCTCCACCTACCGAAGCCTGA
- a CDS encoding NUDIX hydrolase has translation MIDTSFHNFTEDLRKRLMKPLPGEVAHQKMASAARYRLGIKPNERTRRSAVLICFYPYQDSIYLPLILRPQYDGVHAGQMAFPGGRMERFDENLTRTALREAQEEVGIRVSDVKVLGLLTELFIPPSNFYVQPVVGMLPYRPDYYPDPREVEAVVEVDLDTLLDETIVGDSQIEVRGVVVDAPFYQIQGQRVWGATAMMISELLMIMDS, from the coding sequence ATGATCGACACCTCGTTCCATAACTTTACTGAAGACCTTCGCAAGCGATTGATGAAACCGCTACCCGGCGAAGTAGCCCATCAGAAAATGGCATCGGCGGCCCGCTATCGCCTGGGAATTAAACCCAATGAACGGACGCGACGGAGTGCAGTGTTGATTTGTTTTTACCCGTATCAGGACTCGATCTATCTGCCGTTAATTCTTCGGCCGCAGTATGATGGAGTCCATGCGGGCCAGATGGCTTTTCCGGGCGGGCGAATGGAACGGTTCGACGAAAACTTAACCCGAACGGCCTTACGGGAGGCCCAGGAAGAAGTTGGCATCCGGGTGTCCGATGTGAAAGTACTTGGGTTATTGACCGAGTTATTTATTCCCCCAAGCAATTTTTATGTACAGCCAGTTGTCGGTATGCTTCCTTATCGCCCGGATTATTACCCTGATCCCCGCGAAGTAGAAGCTGTTGTTGAAGTTGATCTGGACACCTTGCTGGACGAGACCATCGTTGGTGATAGCCAGATCGAGGTGAGAGGGGTTGTTGTCGATGCTCCATTTTACCAGATCCAGGGGCAGCGTGTTTGGGGCGCCACCGCTATGATGATCAGCGAATTGCTGATGATCATGGATTCGTGA
- a CDS encoding WD40/YVTN/BNR-like repeat-containing protein — MDLTSHHRSLFEKPGVHSLPQLYQLGLGVYHSDKWRELSSYLRWELKHKLGLFPANQYLRFTDHAPLLLDSATDCPESFLVSPAVAVNKASLAWRLLIETSRTFQCGCLFSDASGLYISTDSGQSATLHYRFTHPIQSVFVSNEGYVFVCSDGKLLRSIDRGKSFTEVLALSSPNSYFLENNGMTELPDGRLLIGEYGVVRHRHSWQNLAYIYYSTDRGATWQTSDFLIRDGVNKHVHLVKYSLYLNSLFLTDGDNKKQVWLNRTLTQLGQPANNHGDGWHRLNQTHYQQGGYLSMAELNGRVFLGSDYLGGTNFIVSTTDGERFQKQIIPDPYRRSPVMNMLTRRTNTGQTELWAVLHNSITSSTRSLLMFSSDGGQTWTRVIDYDGTRHEIKLVSASPKLIDQVHFAIITKAGNQFKQSVFRASTRRL; from the coding sequence ATGGATCTTACCTCACACCATCGTTCACTTTTTGAAAAACCGGGCGTTCATTCATTACCACAACTTTATCAATTAGGGCTTGGCGTCTATCATTCCGATAAATGGCGGGAATTATCTTCCTACCTGCGCTGGGAGCTAAAACATAAGCTGGGTCTGTTCCCGGCCAATCAGTATCTCCGGTTTACTGATCATGCTCCACTCCTGCTGGATTCAGCGACCGACTGCCCTGAATCGTTTCTGGTTTCGCCAGCCGTTGCAGTTAACAAAGCGTCATTGGCATGGCGACTGCTCATCGAAACATCCCGCACATTCCAATGCGGCTGTTTGTTTAGCGATGCTTCCGGGCTCTATATCAGTACCGACAGTGGCCAATCGGCAACGCTTCACTACCGGTTCACCCATCCAATTCAGTCTGTGTTTGTGTCGAATGAGGGTTATGTGTTTGTCTGTAGCGATGGAAAACTGCTTCGTAGTATCGATCGGGGCAAGTCGTTTACAGAAGTGCTGGCATTAAGTAGTCCTAATAGCTATTTTCTGGAGAATAATGGTATGACTGAACTACCCGACGGTCGTTTACTGATCGGCGAATATGGCGTTGTACGTCACCGTCATTCCTGGCAGAACCTGGCCTATATCTATTATTCGACCGACCGCGGAGCAACCTGGCAAACCAGCGATTTTTTGATTCGTGATGGGGTCAATAAACACGTCCATCTTGTCAAATACAGTTTATATCTCAATAGTTTGTTTCTGACCGACGGTGATAACAAAAAGCAGGTTTGGCTTAACCGAACACTTACTCAACTCGGTCAACCGGCCAATAACCACGGTGATGGCTGGCATCGGCTCAATCAGACGCACTATCAGCAGGGCGGTTATCTCTCCATGGCCGAACTGAATGGAAGGGTATTTCTCGGTTCCGACTACCTGGGCGGGACTAATTTCATTGTGTCAACCACGGATGGCGAACGGTTTCAGAAGCAGATCATTCCTGATCCATACCGCAGAAGTCCGGTCATGAACATGCTGACCCGACGGACCAATACCGGCCAAACCGAACTGTGGGCTGTTCTGCACAATAGCATTACCAGTTCTACCCGTTCCCTGCTGATGTTTTCGTCCGATGGAGGTCAAACCTGGACGAGAGTTATCGACTACGACGGCACCCGGCATGAGATCAAATTGGTTAGTGCTTCTCCAAAACTCATCGATCAGGTACATTTTGCGATAATCACCAAAGCGGGCAACCAGTTCAAACAATCAGTGTTTAGGGCATCAACCAGGCGATTATAG